GCACGCCGCCCGCGCCCGGCTCCGGCGGGCACACCACGATGTTCCGGCTGATCGAGCACCTGCAGTCGGTCGGCCACACCTGCCGGCTGTACCTGTACGACGTGTACGGCAGCCGCGCGGCCGACCACGAGCAGGCGATCCGCGCGGCGTACCCCGGCTTCCGCGGCACGGTGCACGACGTCACCGAGGGCATGGCCGACGCGCACGCCGTGTTCGCCACCGCGTGGATGACGGCCTACCCGGCGTTCAACGACCCGTGCGCCGGCAGGCGGTTCTACCTCGTGCAGGACTACGAGCCGTGGTTCTTCCCGGTCGGCGGGCTGTCCGCGCTGGCCGAGAACACCTACCGGATGGGGTTCCACGGCTTCACCGCCGGCCGGTTCCTGGCCGACAAGCTGCGGACCGACACGGGCATGCCGGCCGACTCCTTCGACTTCGGCTGCGACACCGACCGCTACCACCTGCGCGAGGGCGCGCGGCGCGACGGCGTCGTGTTCTACGCGCGCCGGCTGGCGCCCCGGCGGGCGATCGAGGTCGGGCTGCTGGCGCTGGAGGTGTTCGCCGAGAAGCACCCCGACGTCGTGATCCACACGTACGGCGAGAAGATCGGCAGGATCGGTCCCCGGCACGTCGACCACGGACTGGTGACCCCCGACCGGCTGAACGAGATCTACAACCGGTGCTTCGCGGGCCTGACGCTGTCGATGACGAACGTCTCGCTCGTGCCGCACGAGATGCTGGCCGCGGGCTGCGTGCCGGTCGTCAACGACGCCGAGCACAACCGGGTCGTGCTGGACAACGACCACGTCCGGTACGCCCCGGCGACGCCGCACGACCTGGCCCGCGCGCTGTCCGACGTGGTGACGCTGCCGGACTTCGGCGCGGTCGCCCGGGCCGGGTCGGCCAGCGTGTCGGGCCGGTCGTGGGACGCGGCCGGGCACGAGCTGGAGAAGGTGCTCAGGCGGGAGCTGT
This genomic window from Saccharothrix sp. HUAS TT1 contains:
- a CDS encoding glycosyltransferase family 1 protein, translating into MKVVQQVRRRTHQVSRIVREEGVSRLAARALGRAARRFGADAEVFPVRLADVRAADIGVRRPVVVPPVPADGRLTVNWVSTPPAPGSGGHTTMFRLIEHLQSVGHTCRLYLYDVYGSRAADHEQAIRAAYPGFRGTVHDVTEGMADAHAVFATAWMTAYPAFNDPCAGRRFYLVQDYEPWFFPVGGLSALAENTYRMGFHGFTAGRFLADKLRTDTGMPADSFDFGCDTDRYHLREGARRDGVVFYARRLAPRRAIEVGLLALEVFAEKHPDVVIHTYGEKIGRIGPRHVDHGLVTPDRLNEIYNRCFAGLTLSMTNVSLVPHEMLAAGCVPVVNDAEHNRVVLDNDHVRYAPATPHDLARALSDVVTLPDFGAVARAGSASVSGRSWDAAGHELEKVLRRELSV